The genomic window AGGCCTGCATCCGCTCGTAATTGTAGCAGGCCTGAGAGTAGAACGACCAGAGGACCCAGGACTTCAGGAGATCCCAGTAGCCCAGCTTCTTGCGCTCAGGCGTCACTCTTCATGCCCCCTTTGTGGAGATGCATGTAGACAAAGGCAAAGACGACCGCGAAGGCGGCGATGCCGATGATCGAGAGCTTGAGGTAAACAAAGAGGAGGAAGCCGAGGAAGAAGAAAGGCAGGGTCTGGCCCTTACCGATGGACCGGAAGTTCATCGCGATGCCCAGGGCCGGGAGCATCCCGCCGATGACGATCAGGATGTGGAAGACCTTGGCCCCCAGGAAGTCGATGGCCCCCTTGACCGCCGGCGGGCCGTACAACACGGCCAGGAACGCGGGGACAAAGCAGATCACGAAAAGCAGGATCTGGGGCGGCACGATGTTGGCGAAGGCGACGCCGGCCGTGTTGCCCTGCTCGGCGTACCGATCGGCCCAGTGCACGAAGATGGCGTCAAGGGTCATCCGGCCGAACCAGATGAGACCGCCCAGGAGGCCGATGGGGACGGCCAGGGCCAGGGCGGCGTTGACGTCGATGCCGGAGCCGATCGCCAGAGCCGTGCCCACGTAGCCGGCCAGGGCCGGGTCGCCCGGAAGAGAACCGCCGGCCGAAATGAACCCCAGGTAAATCAGATTTATTGAGGCTCCGATGATCGCCCCTTGGGTCGGATTACCCAGGATGATTCCAACCACGACGCCGGCGATGAGTGGCCGATACAGGGTCCAGTATCCCATTCCCATCAACCAGGGGCTTTGGGCCAGGTAGTAGAACAGCGCGATGAGAGCCGCCTGAAACACTGTGATCTGCACCGCTTGTGAACCCCCTTTTCCAAGTCTCCTCGCGAGACCCGTCCGCAATGGGAAGAAGGTAATGAGGCCTGTCCGGAGCTGTGTCGGAGACTACCCTCTGGCGATGGCGTTCGACAGGTCGACCGGACGGTCCTCCGGCACGATCCTGACGATCACTGACACCCCCTTCCCGATGATGGCCCGAAAGGCATCGAGGTCCTCACGGCCGGCCGAGATGTTCTTGTAGAGCGGCTTCCGCCCCGGTCCGGCGCCCATCCCGCCGACGTTCAACTCCTTGAACTGCACGCCCAGTTCCAGCAGTCTCAAGGCGGCCTTCGGGCTCTTCACCAACACCAGCGTGCACACCCCCGGCTTGGCTTCCTCGCACAAGCATCCGGCCGCGGCCGTGACGTCCGAGGTCAGGACCTCGATGCCCGGGGGAGCCGCCAGGCGAAGGACCTTTGAGATGAAGGGATCGGTGGCCAAGCCGTCATCGGCAATCACGATTCGGTTGAACCGAAGGGCTTTGGACCAGACTGCCATCACCTGCCCGTGGATCAACCGATCATCGACCCGGACCAGCACGATGTGGGCAATGGTCAACACCCCCCACGCGTGATAGTTGGGACCTAACCCTGTTGCACAAATGTGCTGCACATTTGTGCAATTGCCAATGTTATTCTTCTTCCGCTTACTACTGCGAATTTCCTCTGTCCGGGTGAGCTTTTTTTGATGACGATGTTGGGCCCAAAACAAGGTAGGCGGTCTGGAGACCGTCGGAAGCCCTGATAGAAAGCAGTTCCCCGAATGGTTCAGCCATCCGGGGAACTGCTTGTCACTCTGGGTAGGAACTGGGGTCTTCGTGGCGTTCTGAGTCTTTACTCGAAGACCTCCCATACCCATCGGGCCGTGTGGTCGATGGGCTTCTACATGGCCGAGGGGATCATGCGCTTCGCCCCCGGCCCGGTCTGGATCTATCTGATGGCCCCGGGCGAGGAGATCACTGATTAGCCCACCTGGCCACCGTTGTCACCGGCTGGAATAGCTTCTTGGTGGAGGCCATGTGAGGGAGGTGGCTCTTGGGTGAAAGGCATCCTCCGGCTTCTCACCTGCTGTTTGGTCACGGCGGCCGCCGTCGGGGGGTGCGCGAAGCCCGCGTCCCACGAATCCTTGTCCAACCCGCGCTATGGGTTTACCGTGGTCTACCCGGGCAGGTGGCAGGTGAATAGCGATCCCTCAGGCGTCCCGCCGCCGGAAGGGACCCTACTCACCACGCGCGGCGCTAAGATTACAGTCACTGTCAGCGCTCGTCCAAACGAAGGGGAGATGCCGAAAAACCTCCGCGATCAGGGGTGGCTTGAAACGAAACTAAGCGTTGACGGCGTCGGAGCCTTGGCCTACAGCCGCCCTGGGCCGCTGACCTTCGGTATCGTTAGAAGGGTCATGTTTCCCCGTGACGGGCTGTGGTACGACATCAGCCTGACCGTCAGCGGGCGCCGCTATCTGCCCGGGGGTTTACGCGCCTTTGAAGCGGTCGTGGCCTCATGGAAATGGGCCACCAAACCGTCGGACACCGGCTTGGATAAGGCTCAAGCGATTGGTCACCGACCCTGCCGTCTTCGCCCGTCTTGAGAATGCCTGGAAGCAAAGGGT from Bacillota bacterium includes these protein-coding regions:
- a CDS encoding PTS sugar transporter subunit IIB; translated protein: MTIAHIVLVRVDDRLIHGQVMAVWSKALRFNRIVIADDGLATDPFISKVLRLAAPPGIEVLTSDVTAAAGCLCEEAKPGVCTLVLVKSPKAALRLLELGVQFKELNVGGMGAGPGRKPLYKNISAGREDLDAFRAIIGKGVSVIVRIVPEDRPVDLSNAIARG
- a CDS encoding PTS sugar transporter subunit IIC, producing the protein MQITVFQAALIALFYYLAQSPWLMGMGYWTLYRPLIAGVVVGIILGNPTQGAIIGASINLIYLGFISAGGSLPGDPALAGYVGTALAIGSGIDVNAALALAVPIGLLGGLIWFGRMTLDAIFVHWADRYAEQGNTAGVAFANIVPPQILLFVICFVPAFLAVLYGPPAVKGAIDFLGAKVFHILIVIGGMLPALGIAMNFRSIGKGQTLPFFFLGFLLFVYLKLSIIGIAAFAVVFAFVYMHLHKGGMKSDA